The Corynebacterium renale genome includes a region encoding these proteins:
- a CDS encoding MFS transporter, whose amino-acid sequence MNADPREKVTSHALIVWSAAVCVYIAAIFSRTSLGVAGVEAMDRFSIDASRIAVFTAVQVGVYALAQIPAGILIDRRGPRFMLCAGALIMGIGQVIVAVTTSFGVAVAARVLIGAGDATTFLSVMRLLPLWFPPKKAPVFSQMSGALGQIGQFLSAVPFIALLHHQGWTRSFLLLGSSLFFVALAAIFLVRDKPAIVEQELQEARSEDPTDGVRRIPLGRSLSLVISNPASWLGFFIHSTMMTQNLLTLLWGVPLVTLGMGGSSAQAGLMLTLNTVVIIISSPLHGVLSSRLGNKRAWWILFGMLGITAAWIIFFLPATPRSIGAIMVVNTLQAAITPMSSFAFDFVRENTDTAVMATGTGVANMGGFVFTMLGAQVMGIAMDHSAVGGNYTWLDFRHGWLLALCLWIISFAGFILFWIWCRRRGGSGVRVINQEPPR is encoded by the coding sequence GTGAATGCTGATCCGCGAGAAAAAGTAACTAGCCACGCCCTGATTGTCTGGAGTGCTGCGGTCTGCGTCTATATCGCCGCGATCTTCTCACGTACGTCCCTCGGCGTGGCGGGCGTCGAAGCTATGGATCGATTTTCCATCGACGCCTCACGGATCGCAGTGTTTACCGCCGTGCAGGTCGGTGTGTATGCACTTGCACAGATTCCGGCGGGCATCCTCATCGACCGTCGTGGACCACGCTTCATGCTGTGCGCTGGTGCCCTGATTATGGGAATCGGGCAAGTTATCGTCGCAGTGACCACGTCGTTCGGGGTCGCAGTGGCTGCCCGAGTATTGATTGGTGCTGGCGACGCTACAACGTTTCTGTCCGTGATGCGCCTGCTGCCCCTCTGGTTCCCGCCAAAGAAGGCACCGGTGTTCTCCCAAATGTCAGGTGCCTTAGGCCAGATTGGCCAGTTCCTATCTGCGGTTCCCTTCATCGCCTTGCTGCATCATCAGGGGTGGACGCGTTCGTTCTTACTACTGGGGTCGTCGCTATTCTTCGTCGCGTTGGCTGCGATTTTCTTAGTCCGCGATAAGCCAGCCATAGTTGAGCAAGAATTGCAGGAAGCCCGCTCCGAGGACCCTACTGATGGTGTTCGACGCATCCCGCTGGGACGCTCCCTGTCGTTAGTTATTTCGAATCCCGCTAGCTGGTTAGGATTTTTCATCCACTCGACGATGATGACCCAAAACCTGCTCACCTTATTGTGGGGCGTTCCGCTGGTGACCCTAGGAATGGGTGGCTCATCGGCTCAAGCGGGGTTGATGCTCACTCTCAATACTGTGGTCATCATTATTTCAAGCCCCCTGCACGGGGTTTTATCCAGTCGATTGGGTAATAAGCGTGCGTGGTGGATTCTTTTCGGCATGTTAGGCATAACCGCTGCATGGATTATTTTCTTCCTGCCTGCAACCCCACGTTCCATTGGCGCAATCATGGTGGTCAACACCTTACAAGCAGCGATTACGCCGATGAGCAGCTTTGCTTTCGACTTCGTCCGCGAAAACACCGACACAGCAGTCATGGCTACTGGCACCGGTGTGGCCAACATGGGCGGATTCGTTTTCACGATGCTAGGAGCCCAAGTCATGGGCATCGCGATGGATCATTCTGCGGTGGGCGGAAACTACACCTGGTTAGACTTCCGCCACGGCTGGTTGCTTGCACTGTGCTTGTGGATAATCAGCTTCGCAGGTTTTATCCTTTTCTGGATTTGGTGCCGCCGACGTGGCGGTTCCGGGGTTCGTGTTATCAACCAGGAACCCCCGCGTTAG
- the thrC gene encoding threonine synthase yields the protein MKYISTRDASRTPASFTDILLGGLAPDGGLYMPEEYPRLDEDRLNHFRDVLDKDGYPALAAEVLALFVDDIPVEDLRAITARAYTTDKFAHPDIVPVTALDDGLFIGHLSEGPTAAFKDMAMQLLGELFEYELKRRGEVLNILGATSGDTGSAAEYAMRGRDGIRVFMLTPRGRMTPFQQAQMFGLDDPNIFNIALDGVFDDCQDVVKAVSADADFKKNNSIGAVNSINWARLMAQIVYYVSSWIRVTESNDQKVSFSVPTGNFGDICAGHIARQMGLPIDRLIVATNENDVLDEFFRTGEYRPRSSAETAETSSPSMDISRASNFERFIFDLLDRDAERVAKLFGKDVKQGGFSLADDPSFAHIATAYGFASGSSTHADRLATIRDCFERLGVMLDPHTADGVHVARGWREHIEGPIVCLETALPVKFAGTIEEATGQQPETPERFRSIMEADRHVTDLPNDADTVKQFITDSIAATEV from the coding sequence GTGAAATACATTTCTACGCGTGATGCTTCCCGTACCCCAGCCTCCTTTACCGATATTCTCCTTGGCGGTCTCGCTCCCGACGGTGGCCTCTACATGCCTGAGGAATACCCACGCCTGGACGAGGACAGGCTTAACCACTTCCGTGACGTCTTGGATAAAGATGGCTACCCAGCTTTAGCAGCCGAGGTACTCGCGCTTTTTGTCGACGACATCCCTGTCGAAGATCTGCGCGCTATCACAGCGCGCGCTTATACCACCGACAAGTTTGCGCACCCAGACATCGTTCCAGTTACCGCGCTTGACGACGGCCTGTTTATTGGCCACCTGTCTGAAGGGCCTACGGCTGCATTCAAAGACATGGCGATGCAGCTTTTGGGCGAGCTTTTCGAATACGAACTGAAGCGTCGCGGCGAGGTACTTAACATTCTGGGCGCAACTTCCGGCGATACCGGTTCCGCCGCGGAATACGCCATGCGTGGACGAGACGGAATCCGCGTGTTCATGCTTACCCCACGAGGGCGCATGACACCTTTCCAGCAGGCCCAGATGTTCGGGCTTGATGACCCGAACATTTTCAACATCGCCCTCGACGGCGTTTTCGATGATTGCCAGGACGTAGTCAAGGCAGTGTCCGCCGATGCAGACTTTAAGAAGAACAACAGCATCGGAGCTGTGAACTCTATTAACTGGGCGCGTCTCATGGCCCAGATCGTGTACTACGTCTCCTCTTGGATTCGGGTGACTGAAAGCAACGATCAAAAGGTGAGCTTTAGCGTCCCCACCGGCAACTTTGGCGATATTTGTGCAGGCCACATCGCCCGCCAGATGGGACTTCCCATCGACCGGCTCATCGTCGCTACCAACGAAAACGACGTCCTCGACGAATTCTTCCGCACCGGGGAATACCGCCCGCGCAGCTCTGCGGAAACCGCAGAGACCTCCAGCCCGTCCATGGATATTTCGCGCGCCTCTAATTTCGAGCGCTTCATTTTTGACCTTTTGGATCGGGATGCGGAGCGCGTCGCAAAGCTCTTTGGCAAGGATGTAAAACAGGGTGGATTCTCGCTCGCCGACGACCCATCCTTCGCACACATTGCCACCGCTTACGGCTTTGCCTCCGGAAGTTCCACCCATGCTGATCGTCTGGCAACTATCCGCGACTGCTTCGAGCGTTTGGGTGTGATGCTCGACCCGCATACCGCCGATGGCGTACACGTGGCACGCGGATGGCGCGAACACATCGAGGGTCCCATCGTGTGCTTGGAAACCGCACTGCCTGTGAAGTTTGCTGGCACCATTGAGGAAGCCACAGGTCAGCAACCTGAGACGCCAGAGCGTTTCCGCAGCATCATGGAAGCAGACCGTCACGTCACAGATCTGCCCAACGATGCTGACACCGTGAAGCAGTTCATCACCGATTCCATCGCAGCAACTGAAGTATAA
- a CDS encoding NUDIX hydrolase, whose amino-acid sequence MATPEFILKLREKIGHDQLWLPGVTAVVVRDVPEGAPAWETPKVLLVKRADDGQWTPVTGIVDPDEQPHDAAVREVFEETRVEATVEALLGVGAVGPVEYSNGDVSSYVDTAYRLSVTGNADAVVGDDESTEVGWFEVAQLPPMQPRFRLVCADAVAQLRHPAGFKPRMGFHKRPRD is encoded by the coding sequence ATGGCGACACCCGAGTTCATCCTGAAGTTGCGCGAAAAGATCGGTCACGATCAACTGTGGCTGCCTGGCGTGACCGCTGTCGTGGTACGCGACGTACCCGAGGGCGCCCCGGCATGGGAGACTCCGAAAGTACTTCTGGTTAAGCGAGCGGACGACGGCCAGTGGACTCCCGTCACCGGGATCGTTGACCCAGACGAACAGCCACACGATGCCGCCGTTCGGGAAGTGTTCGAAGAGACCCGCGTCGAAGCCACAGTAGAGGCTCTCCTGGGAGTCGGGGCAGTGGGGCCGGTTGAGTACTCTAACGGCGACGTTAGCAGTTACGTGGACACCGCGTACCGGCTTTCCGTGACCGGCAACGCCGACGCGGTTGTTGGCGACGACGAATCCACCGAGGTCGGTTGGTTTGAAGTCGCGCAGCTCCCGCCGATGCAGCCACGATTCCGACTCGTCTGTGCTGACGCTGTCGCTCAGCTGCGCCACCCGGCCGGTTTCAAGCCACGCATGGGCTTCCATAAACGCCCACGCGATTAA
- a CDS encoding Ldh family oxidoreductase, whose translation MPITTASNAFYAALTAHGMSPEQAKSSAAFFLDAERFGKTSHGAFHMLDYLKAMDEGRINPTPHPTIHAHGAVIRVDADHGLSQFAFHQALDTVLGTARDQGLAVCAISNTYTTGELGWYPRELSRHGMISLTTTNSPALIALGKDGRRSVGTNPIAFGIPGELNIDQAMSNTAYVSVRQRASRGQDLPEGWAVDKNGKPTTSSDAAVEGALLPFGGQRGGNIALIAEMLAMLAGGVSSTEASTSPNGSPSVGLFSLVLNPGAFGEGVVDKLSAQLGLLHDDFEVYIPGRDRMHAPLPDQIEIDDAVWEQVFQAGK comes from the coding sequence GTGCCTATAACCACAGCATCGAACGCTTTCTACGCTGCCCTGACCGCCCACGGGATGAGTCCGGAGCAGGCGAAGTCTTCGGCTGCATTCTTTCTGGACGCTGAACGTTTTGGTAAGACGAGTCACGGCGCATTCCACATGTTGGATTACCTGAAAGCCATGGATGAAGGCCGAATCAATCCAACTCCACACCCCACTATTCATGCTCACGGGGCGGTTATCCGCGTGGATGCAGACCACGGCCTGTCCCAGTTTGCTTTCCACCAAGCTTTAGACACCGTACTGGGCACCGCACGCGATCAGGGCCTTGCCGTGTGCGCCATTTCGAACACGTACACCACCGGCGAGTTGGGCTGGTATCCCCGTGAACTTTCGCGCCACGGCATGATTAGCCTCACGACTACTAACTCGCCTGCGCTTATTGCCTTGGGTAAAGATGGCCGGCGCAGCGTCGGAACTAACCCAATCGCCTTTGGCATCCCCGGCGAACTCAACATTGACCAAGCTATGAGTAACACTGCGTACGTCTCCGTGCGCCAACGTGCTTCCCGCGGCCAAGATCTTCCTGAGGGTTGGGCGGTCGACAAGAATGGCAAGCCCACGACATCTTCGGATGCCGCCGTCGAGGGCGCCCTCCTACCGTTTGGCGGGCAGCGTGGCGGCAATATTGCTCTCATCGCGGAAATGCTGGCAATGCTCGCCGGAGGTGTTTCGTCGACTGAAGCGTCCACGTCTCCGAACGGTTCGCCGTCTGTGGGACTTTTCAGCCTCGTTCTCAACCCTGGGGCTTTTGGGGAGGGGGTCGTCGATAAGCTGTCTGCTCAACTGGGGCTGCTTCACGACGACTTCGAGGTCTACATCCCCGGGCGCGACCGAATGCACGCGCCACTTCCCGACCAGATCGAAATTGATGATGCTGTGTGGGAACAAGTATTTCAGGCTGGCAAGTAA
- a CDS encoding DUF4365 domain-containing protein, translating into MTALQVKPGSEEVWRRGRPTRYAELKEEFQAGVICAIAGAAGCVAKNERIDSGIDITVTHEIQGVRDRRTINLQLKCTEKGSVNDRFVKVKVSKQRYDEYRFVGKNEPLILVAQLVHPEMAEWVSHEEALTQLKARNYWINLTGAVPSNAANGGDVTVNIPTSNVFDDAALVELFALYRLGKLAL; encoded by the coding sequence ATGACTGCATTGCAGGTTAAACCTGGGTCCGAGGAAGTGTGGAGACGCGGTCGCCCCACCCGTTATGCAGAGCTCAAAGAAGAGTTCCAGGCTGGCGTTATCTGCGCTATCGCGGGAGCCGCAGGGTGCGTTGCAAAAAACGAGAGAATCGACTCCGGCATTGACATCACTGTCACCCACGAGATACAGGGCGTTCGTGATCGGAGAACGATTAACCTGCAACTCAAATGCACCGAAAAAGGCAGCGTCAATGACAGGTTCGTCAAAGTAAAAGTATCCAAGCAACGCTACGACGAATACCGTTTCGTGGGCAAGAACGAGCCGCTAATCCTTGTCGCCCAACTCGTTCACCCGGAAATGGCCGAATGGGTCAGCCATGAGGAGGCGCTCACCCAACTCAAAGCCCGCAACTATTGGATCAACCTCACTGGCGCGGTTCCGTCCAATGCGGCTAACGGCGGTGACGTTACCGTCAATATTCCGACAAGTAACGTTTTCGACGACGCTGCACTCGTAGAGCTTTTTGCCCTATACCGCCTAGGGAAGCTTGCACTATGA
- a CDS encoding PaeR7I family type II restriction endonuclease translates to MQYIDRYQIFFERMVAESDYDAAAFITSLVW, encoded by the coding sequence ATGCAGTATATTGACCGCTACCAGATTTTCTTCGAGCGTATGGTGGCCGAGTCCGACTACGACGCGGCAGCCTTCATCACCTCCCTAGTCTGGTAA